The Dunckerocampus dactyliophorus isolate RoL2022-P2 chromosome 16, RoL_Ddac_1.1, whole genome shotgun sequence genome includes a window with the following:
- the cxxc5a gene encoding CXXC-type zinc finger protein 5 isoform X2 yields MSGGLSQAGRTEDLERSSCKQDSPVIERRNRSGIISAPLNKSLKNSRTLSQYTAVSSANSNGHKDNSETKSHSAKPQQPTPPQPTVSALTAAKLDRTLEQVLEGQNGLLHFAQAAALLKRAGMEHMLLPGGMGVGVGGGDTGSGASDLEGTSVTDAVGGPVDFPYGVGGGFPFNPGLFIMTPAGVFLADSALHMAGLTEYPAQNELASAINSGKKKRKRCGMCPPCRRRINCEQCSSCRNRKTGHQICKFRKCEELKKKPSAALEVMLPTGAAFRWFQ; encoded by the exons ATGTCTGGCGGGCTGTCCCAAGCGGGCCGGACTGAGGACCTGGAACGGAGTAGCTGCAAACAGGACTCTCCTGTTATAGAACGCAGGAATCGCAGTGGCATCATCAGCGCACCACTAAACAAGAGCCTTAAGAACTCCCGCACCCTCTCGCAGTACACAGCGGTCTCCTCCGCCAACAGCAATGGACACAAAGACAATAGTGAGACAAAGAGCCACTCGGCCAAGCCTCAGCAACCTACACCACCCCAGCCCACTGTCTCTGCACTGACAGCAGCTAAGTTGGACCGAACCCTAGAACAGGTTCTGGAGGGACAGAATGGCCTGCTGCACTTTGCCCAGGCAGCAGCACTTTTGAAGCGCGCTGGTATGGAGCACATGCTTCTTCCTGGGGGCATGGGAGTAGGAGTTGGCGGAGGAGATACAGGCTCGGGGGCTAGCGACTTGGAGGGTACGTCTGTCACGGACGCCGTAGGTGGTCCTGTTGACTTTCCATATGGAGTAGGGGGCGGCTTCCCCTTCAACCCGGGGCTGTTCATTATGACGCCGGCTGGAGTGTTTCTGGCGGACAGCGCGCTGCACATGGCCGGCCTGACCGAGTACCCGGCACAGAACGAGCTGGCCTCCGCTATCAACTCCGGTAAAAAGAAACGAAAACGTTGCGGCATGTGTCCACCTTGCCGGCGGCGGATTAACTGTGAGCAGTGCAGCAGCTGCCGGAATCGCAAGACGGGGCATCAGATCTGCAAGTTTCGCAAATGTGAGGAACTGAAGAAGAAGCCCTCTGCTGCTCTGGAG GTGATGCTTCCTACAGGAGCGGCATTCCGGTGGTTCCAGTAG
- the cxxc5a gene encoding CXXC-type zinc finger protein 5 isoform X1, with translation MSGGLSQAGRTEDLERSSCKQDSPVIERRNRSGIISAPLNKSLKNSRTLSQYTAVSSANSNGHKDNSETKSHSAKPQQPTPPQPTVSALTAAKLDRTLEQVLEGQNGLLHFAQAAALLKRAGMEHMLLPGGMGVGVGGGDTGSGASDLEGTSVTDAVGGPVDFPYGVGGGFPFNPGLFIMTPAGVFLADSALHMAGLTEYPAQNELASAINSGKKKRKRCGMCPPCRRRINCEQCSSCRNRKTGHQICKFRKCEELKKKPSAALEKVMLPTGAAFRWFQ, from the exons ATGTCTGGCGGGCTGTCCCAAGCGGGCCGGACTGAGGACCTGGAACGGAGTAGCTGCAAACAGGACTCTCCTGTTATAGAACGCAGGAATCGCAGTGGCATCATCAGCGCACCACTAAACAAGAGCCTTAAGAACTCCCGCACCCTCTCGCAGTACACAGCGGTCTCCTCCGCCAACAGCAATGGACACAAAGACAATAGTGAGACAAAGAGCCACTCGGCCAAGCCTCAGCAACCTACACCACCCCAGCCCACTGTCTCTGCACTGACAGCAGCTAAGTTGGACCGAACCCTAGAACAGGTTCTGGAGGGACAGAATGGCCTGCTGCACTTTGCCCAGGCAGCAGCACTTTTGAAGCGCGCTGGTATGGAGCACATGCTTCTTCCTGGGGGCATGGGAGTAGGAGTTGGCGGAGGAGATACAGGCTCGGGGGCTAGCGACTTGGAGGGTACGTCTGTCACGGACGCCGTAGGTGGTCCTGTTGACTTTCCATATGGAGTAGGGGGCGGCTTCCCCTTCAACCCGGGGCTGTTCATTATGACGCCGGCTGGAGTGTTTCTGGCGGACAGCGCGCTGCACATGGCCGGCCTGACCGAGTACCCGGCACAGAACGAGCTGGCCTCCGCTATCAACTCCGGTAAAAAGAAACGAAAACGTTGCGGCATGTGTCCACCTTGCCGGCGGCGGATTAACTGTGAGCAGTGCAGCAGCTGCCGGAATCGCAAGACGGGGCATCAGATCTGCAAGTTTCGCAAATGTGAGGAACTGAAGAAGAAGCCCTCTGCTGCTCTGGAG AAGGTGATGCTTCCTACAGGAGCGGCATTCCGGTGGTTCCAGTAG